One window from the genome of Larus michahellis chromosome 23, bLarMic1.1, whole genome shotgun sequence encodes:
- the LOC141734409 gene encoding ceramide synthase 4-like translates to MGLSEGFWHHEYWLPPGATWEDMKGAPYPQPQDLLLCIPGALLLIVVRYIFERTVALPLGRSLGVSDRLRPKVQPNATLEGFYVQLGRTPREGDLISLAKQSDLPVKNVETWFRHRRAQDRPRLMKKFCEASWRFTFYLTSFFSGLALLYDKPWFWDHTVCWLRFPQQPLPPALGWFYLLELSFYCSLVVTLPFDVKRKDFKEQIIHHVATITLIFVSYCANLVRFGTIVMLVHDASDYILELAKMLHYMKWKRVCEAVFIVFAVVFIISRLVLFPLITYYYFVTKFQLFLISCVINAFLMILQLLHIFWSYLIIQMIFGVILHGAKRKDARSDTEESDRSEAEDLAKNQE, encoded by the exons ATGGGGCTGTCAGAGGGGTTCTGGCACCACGAATACTGGCTGCCACCTGGAGCTACCTGGGAAGACATGAAGGGCGCACCCTACCCGCAGCCTCAGGACCTCTTGCTCTGCATCCCTGGTGCCCTGCTCTTGATCGTTGTCCGATACATCTTTGAAAG AACCGTAGCTCTGCCCTTGGGCAGGAGCCTGGGTGTGAGCGACAGGCTGAGGCCCAAAGTTCAGCCCAATGCCACGCTGGAAGGCTTCTACGTTCAGCTGGGCAGAACCCCGAGGGAG GGGGACCTTATTTCACTGGCCAAGCAAAGCGACCTGCCGGTCAAAAACGTGGAGACCTGGTTCCGGCACCGGCGGGCCCAGGATCGGCCCAGGCTGATGAAGAAGTTCTGTGAGGCCAG ctgGAGATTTACATTCTATTTAACCTCATTCTTCTCTGGGCTGGCTCTCCTGTATGAT AAGCCCTGGTTCTGGGACCACACCGTGTGCTGGCTGAGATTTCCACAACAG CCTCTCCCGCCCGCACTGGGCTGGTTCTACCTGCTGGAGCTCTCTTTCTACTGCTCACTGGTGGTCACCCTGCCCTTCGACGTGAAGAGGAAG GACTTTAAGGAACAGATCATCCACCACGTCGCCACCATCACTCTGATCTTTGTCTCCTACTGTGCCAATCTCGTACGGTTTGGGACGATAGTCATGCTGGTCCATGATGCCTCTGATTACATTTTAGAG CTTGCCAAGATGCTTCATTACATGAAATGGAAGCGGGTCTGCGAAGCAGTCTTTATTGTTTTCGCTGTGGTTTTCATCATCTCTCGGCTTGTCCTTTTCCCGTTAAT CACATACTATTACTTTGTGACAAAGTTTCAGTTGTTCCTCATAAGCTGTGTGATAAACGCTTTCCTGATGATCCTGCAGTTGTTGCACATCTTCTGGTCCTATCTAATCATCCAGATGATCTTTGGTGTCATCCTCCATGGTGCG aaaagaaaagacgCCAGAAGCGACACCGAGGAAAGTGACAGGAGCGAAGCAGAAGATCTGGCAAAGAACCAAGAGTAG